The following proteins come from a genomic window of Pseudomonas putida:
- a CDS encoding universal stress protein, whose amino-acid sequence MSQFKRLLVMLGPQMRYTPALQRAAALAESSGALLDINVFVDDVDTFGLMSDGRERERLLADNRQWLADATEQLRDDGLDVSTELLLTRDPLGSVIERIEQLGCDLLIKDVQHEPVLKRLLVTPLDWQLLKDSPVAVHLVSDIRLPLPRQIAVAVDLNSHGAGEHLDEQVIHCAHALALQCNAELHLLHVCDAARTHLADFGAGTVTMPGFEGSVRTAQRAAFNRLGDHHQIPLERRHFLEGAAIRAIAQFVSHSRVDVIVMGNHRHDAMQTFLGGTTAHVLEHPLCNVLAVKGVR is encoded by the coding sequence ATGAGCCAGTTCAAGCGTTTGTTAGTCATGCTCGGCCCGCAGATGCGTTATACACCCGCGCTGCAGCGCGCGGCGGCATTGGCCGAATCCAGCGGTGCCCTGCTGGATATCAATGTCTTCGTCGACGATGTCGACACCTTTGGCCTGATGAGCGACGGCCGTGAACGCGAGCGGCTACTCGCCGACAACCGCCAATGGCTGGCCGACGCCACCGAGCAATTGCGCGATGACGGCCTGGACGTGTCCACCGAACTGCTGCTCACCCGTGATCCGCTGGGCAGCGTAATCGAGCGCATCGAGCAGTTGGGCTGTGATTTGCTGATCAAGGATGTACAGCACGAACCAGTGCTCAAGCGCCTGTTGGTCACACCGCTGGACTGGCAACTGCTCAAGGACAGCCCGGTGGCCGTTCACCTGGTCAGTGACATTCGCCTGCCGCTGCCCCGGCAAATCGCCGTCGCCGTCGACCTCAACAGCCACGGTGCGGGCGAACACCTGGACGAGCAGGTGATCCACTGCGCACATGCCCTGGCCCTGCAGTGCAACGCCGAACTGCACCTGTTGCATGTGTGCGATGCGGCCAGAACCCATCTCGCCGACTTCGGCGCCGGCACGGTGACCATGCCCGGTTTCGAGGGCAGTGTGCGCACCGCACAACGGGCAGCGTTCAATCGCCTCGGTGACCATCACCAGATCCCGCTGGAACGCCGACACTTTCTGGAAGGTGCTGCGATTCGGGCGATTGCCCAGTTCGTCAGCCACAGCCGGGTCGATGTGATCGTGATGGGCAACCACCGGCATGACGCCATGCAGACGTTCCTGGGTGGGACCACGGCGCATGTGCTGGAGCATCCACTGTGCAATGTGCTGGCGGTCAAAGGGGTGCGTTGA
- a CDS encoding acyloxyacyl hydrolase: MKPRFATMLAAAALAFAGANLAQAAQVSGAVGATSQGDMTYRIGLAFDWDKKWLQSSTGFVTGYWDAAYTYWEGGEASGAHSLSFSPVFTYEFSGFTYTPYIEAGIGLAAFSKTDVGDQHLGSSVNFEDRIGFGLKLPGEQKVGIRAMHYSNAGIKQPNDGIESYSLFYSKAF, from the coding sequence ATGAAACCCCGTTTTGCCACTATGCTGGCGGCCGCCGCATTGGCCTTTGCCGGTGCCAATCTGGCCCAGGCCGCGCAAGTGTCCGGTGCCGTGGGCGCCACCAGCCAAGGCGACATGACCTACCGCATCGGCCTGGCCTTCGACTGGGACAAGAAATGGCTGCAAAGCAGCACCGGCTTCGTGACCGGTTACTGGGATGCGGCCTACACCTACTGGGAAGGTGGCGAGGCCAGCGGAGCCCACTCGCTGTCGTTCAGCCCGGTGTTCACCTACGAATTCAGTGGCTTTACCTACACTCCGTACATCGAGGCAGGCATCGGCCTGGCAGCATTTTCCAAGACCGATGTCGGCGATCAGCACCTGGGTTCGTCGGTCAATTTCGAGGACCGCATCGGTTTCGGCCTGAAGTTGCCGGGCGAGCAGAAAGTCGGCATCCGTGCCATGCACTACTCCAACGCCGGTATCAAACAGCCGAACGACGGCATCGAGTCCTACTCGCTGTTCTACAGCAAGGCGTTCTGA
- the hisN gene encoding histidinol-phosphatase, with translation MSLSAEQTGEFRAFAEQLADAAAAAIQPYFRASLDVEDKGGRLYDPVTVADKAAEDAMRTLIQARYPEHGILGEEQGVAIGSSPLTWVLDPIDGTRAFITGLPLWGTLIALNDGTRPVLGVMNQPFTGERFVGTPEGAWRSGTPLKTRACADLAAATLMCTTPDMFDTPERKAAFQAVADKARLMRYGGDCYAYCMLASGFVDVIVEASLQPYDVQALMPIIEGAGGVITAWDGSSAQHGGCVVACGDPVLHAQVVQMLRHAL, from the coding sequence ATGTCCCTGAGTGCTGAACAGACCGGCGAATTCCGCGCCTTCGCCGAGCAGTTGGCCGATGCCGCTGCAGCCGCGATCCAGCCGTACTTTCGTGCCAGCCTGGACGTCGAGGACAAGGGCGGGCGCCTGTACGACCCGGTGACCGTGGCCGACAAGGCTGCCGAAGACGCCATGCGCACGCTGATCCAGGCGCGTTACCCGGAACACGGCATTCTTGGCGAAGAGCAGGGGGTGGCAATCGGCAGCAGCCCATTGACCTGGGTGCTCGACCCCATCGATGGCACCCGCGCCTTCATCACCGGCCTGCCACTGTGGGGCACGCTGATCGCCCTGAACGATGGTACCCGCCCCGTGCTGGGGGTGATGAACCAACCTTTCACCGGTGAGCGTTTCGTCGGTACCCCCGAAGGCGCGTGGCGCAGCGGCACGCCATTGAAGACCCGCGCCTGTGCAGACCTGGCGGCGGCAACCTTGATGTGCACGACGCCAGACATGTTCGATACCCCAGAGCGCAAGGCTGCGTTCCAGGCCGTGGCTGACAAGGCGCGGCTGATGCGCTATGGCGGCGATTGCTACGCCTACTGCATGCTGGCCTCGGGGTTTGTCGATGTGATTGTCGAAGCGAGCCTGCAACCGTATGACGTGCAGGCGCTGATGCCGATCATCGAAGGGGCGGGCGGGGTAATCACCGCTTGGGATGGCAGTTCGGCACAGCACGGCGGCTGTGTGGTGGCGTGTGGTGATCCGGTACTGCACGCTCAAGTGGTGCAGATGCTGCGCCACGCCCTGTAA
- a CDS encoding TonB-dependent siderophore receptor, producing the protein MRRTFVSLCVLHAVSPLAFAESESLGNPAQIELQALNISGTADSERADGPVEGYKASRSASATRTDTALHEIPQSISVVPKDVLEDTGATRLQDGLDYAGGVGRANNFGGQGLTTFTVRGFTTGEFYRNGFPINRGYPNAPDANSVERLEVIRGPATSLYGRGDPGGTFNVVSKQPLADPKVTLGSQLDDQGMHRATLDATGPLNEDGSLAYRLNVLGEGGDSFRDDVESERYDVAPVLSWQVNDATKIVFEGDFMRNNHPLDRGLTRLPGQRGTASRDTNIWEKGSDNLLHNDNNMAQLRFEHALSDDWTLGGGMQWLDGSLKGNAVEANALQADGRTLGRNFNYRKLEWTDRDYQLNLTGHFETGGLAHTLLTGIEYEDYDYSSIIQRSAAGAGAYPIDIFDPVLGQPRPALTRTTTHDKENLKTWAAFIQDQVALTERLKALAGVRFERYEHDYDNKLNNAGDFSKGENGVTPRFGLLYDLTDTLAVYANTARSFKPNSGASLQGSGFDPEKGKSYELGVKWEAPDRQLSIDAAAYHIVKENVLTRDPNDPSGTYSIAAGEVRSRGLDINIAGNLTPEWRVIGGYAYVDAEVTQDNTVPTGTRLANIPRNSFSLLNTYEFQDGLAKGLGLGVGVKYIDDRAGQTAATTYTMASYSVVDLHSFYKVNEHVRLNLDVKNVFNKGYDEGAFNTYVYPGAPRTVQAGVSYTF; encoded by the coding sequence ATGCGTCGCACGTTCGTTTCGCTTTGTGTACTACATGCTGTTTCCCCGTTGGCTTTCGCCGAGTCCGAGTCACTCGGCAACCCCGCCCAGATCGAACTCCAGGCCCTGAACATTAGCGGTACCGCCGACAGCGAACGTGCCGATGGGCCGGTCGAGGGCTACAAAGCCAGTCGTTCGGCCAGTGCCACGCGCACAGACACCGCGCTGCACGAAATACCGCAGTCGATCAGCGTCGTACCCAAGGATGTACTCGAAGACACCGGTGCCACGCGGCTGCAGGACGGCCTGGACTACGCAGGCGGCGTTGGCCGCGCCAACAACTTTGGCGGCCAGGGCCTGACCACTTTCACGGTGCGCGGTTTCACCACGGGCGAGTTCTACCGCAACGGCTTCCCAATCAACCGTGGCTACCCGAACGCCCCCGATGCCAACAGTGTGGAGCGGCTGGAAGTGATCCGCGGCCCGGCCACCAGCCTCTATGGCCGTGGCGACCCGGGCGGGACCTTCAACGTGGTCAGCAAGCAGCCACTGGCGGACCCCAAAGTGACGCTTGGCAGCCAGCTCGACGACCAGGGCATGCACCGGGCAACGCTAGATGCCACCGGGCCGCTCAATGAAGATGGCTCACTCGCCTACCGCCTGAACGTGCTGGGTGAAGGTGGTGATAGCTTCCGCGACGATGTCGAAAGCGAACGCTACGACGTTGCGCCCGTGCTCAGCTGGCAGGTCAATGACGCCACGAAGATCGTCTTCGAGGGCGACTTCATGCGCAACAACCACCCGCTGGACCGGGGCCTTACCCGCCTGCCCGGCCAGCGCGGCACCGCCTCGCGTGACACCAATATCTGGGAAAAAGGCAGCGACAACCTGCTGCACAACGACAACAACATGGCGCAGTTGCGCTTCGAGCACGCGCTCAGCGATGACTGGACCTTGGGCGGCGGCATGCAGTGGCTGGACGGCTCACTCAAGGGCAACGCCGTGGAAGCCAATGCTTTGCAGGCCGATGGCCGCACCCTGGGGCGCAACTTCAACTACCGCAAGCTCGAATGGACCGACCGTGACTACCAGCTCAACCTGACCGGCCACTTCGAAACGGGCGGCTTGGCCCACACCCTGCTGACCGGCATCGAATATGAAGACTACGACTACAGCTCGATCATTCAACGTTCGGCCGCCGGTGCCGGCGCCTATCCGATCGACATCTTCGACCCGGTGCTGGGCCAGCCCCGCCCTGCCCTGACCCGCACGACTACCCACGACAAGGAAAACCTCAAGACCTGGGCCGCCTTCATTCAGGACCAGGTCGCCCTGACCGAGCGCCTGAAGGCACTGGCCGGGGTGCGCTTCGAGCGTTACGAGCATGACTACGACAACAAGCTGAACAATGCAGGCGACTTCAGCAAGGGTGAAAACGGCGTCACGCCTCGTTTCGGCCTGCTGTATGACCTCACCGACACGCTTGCCGTTTACGCCAACACCGCCCGCTCGTTCAAGCCCAACAGTGGCGCCAGCCTGCAAGGCAGTGGTTTCGACCCGGAGAAAGGCAAGTCGTATGAGTTGGGTGTGAAGTGGGAAGCGCCCGATCGCCAGCTAAGCATCGACGCAGCTGCGTACCACATCGTCAAGGAAAACGTGCTGACCCGCGACCCCAATGACCCTTCCGGTACCTACAGCATCGCCGCCGGTGAGGTGCGCAGCCGCGGGCTGGACATCAACATTGCCGGCAACCTCACCCCTGAGTGGCGTGTGATCGGTGGCTATGCCTATGTCGACGCCGAAGTCACTCAGGACAACACGGTGCCCACCGGCACGCGCCTGGCGAACATCCCGCGCAACAGCTTCAGCCTGCTGAACACCTATGAGTTTCAGGATGGTCTGGCCAAGGGCCTGGGGCTGGGGGTTGGGGTGAAGTACATCGATGACCGTGCCGGGCAGACCGCCGCGACGACTTACACCATGGCGAGCTACAGCGTGGTCGACCTGCACAGCTTCTACAAGGTCAACGAGCATGTACGGCTGAACCTGGACGTGAAGAACGTGTTCAACAAGGGCTATGACGAAGGGGCGTTCAACACTTACGTGTACCCGGGTGCACCACGCACGGTGCAAGCCGGGGTTTCCTACACCTTCTGA